A window of Acinetobacter sp. TR3 contains these coding sequences:
- the trpS gene encoding tryptophan--tRNA ligase: protein MSNADQRPIILTGDRPTGQLHLGHFVGSLRSRVGLQDSHHQHLLLADAQALTDNADNPDKVRNNILQVALDYLAVGIDPTKTTICVQSCLPALNELTMLYLNFVTVARLERNPTIKSEIQMRGFERDIPAGFLCYPVAQAADITAFKATVVPVGEDQIPMIEQTNEVVRRVNRQIGHDLLPECKALLSNMGRLPGFDGKAKMSKSLGNTIVLNASDKDIKKAVNAMYTDPNHLRIEDPGQVEGNIVFTYLDAFDPNKEEIEELKAHYRRGGLGDGTVKKRLEGVLKELILPIRERRAELEKDPDYIMDILKHGTDKCRDITQQTLDEVKSGLGLFKF, encoded by the coding sequence ATGAGTAATGCTGATCAACGTCCAATCATCTTGACAGGCGACCGCCCTACTGGACAACTTCATCTTGGACACTTTGTTGGCTCATTACGCTCTCGTGTTGGTTTACAAGACAGTCATCATCAACACCTTTTATTAGCAGATGCTCAAGCACTCACTGATAATGCTGATAATCCAGATAAAGTTCGCAATAACATTCTTCAAGTTGCATTAGATTATTTAGCGGTTGGTATTGATCCAACGAAAACAACGATCTGTGTCCAATCATGCTTGCCTGCTCTCAATGAACTGACCATGCTCTATCTGAACTTTGTGACGGTTGCTCGTTTAGAACGCAATCCAACGATTAAGTCAGAAATTCAAATGCGTGGTTTTGAAAGAGATATTCCTGCTGGCTTTTTATGTTATCCAGTAGCTCAAGCAGCAGACATTACCGCATTTAAAGCGACTGTAGTACCTGTTGGCGAAGATCAAATCCCAATGATTGAACAAACCAATGAAGTTGTACGTCGTGTTAACCGCCAAATTGGTCATGACTTATTACCTGAATGTAAAGCATTATTATCAAATATGGGACGTTTACCTGGTTTTGATGGTAAAGCTAAAATGTCTAAATCACTCGGCAATACGATTGTCCTGAATGCTTCTGATAAAGATATTAAAAAAGCAGTCAATGCAATGTACACCGATCCAAATCATTTACGTATTGAAGATCCAGGTCAAGTCGAAGGCAATATTGTATTTACTTACCTTGATGCGTTTGATCCAAATAAAGAAGAAATCGAAGAACTAAAAGCTCATTATCGTCGTGGTGGTTTAGGTGATGGTACGGTGAAAAAACGCCTAGAAGGTGTACTCAAAGAATTGATTCTACCGATTCGTGAACGCAGAGCTGAACTCGAAAAAGATCCTGATTATATTATGGACATTTTAAAACATGGTACAGATAAATGCCGTGACATTACTCAGCAAACATTAGATGAAGTGAAAAGTGGATTAGGTTTGTTTAAATTCTAA